The Chrysemys picta bellii isolate R12L10 chromosome 24, ASM1138683v2, whole genome shotgun sequence genomic interval ccgtcgtcttaagatgtaaaaaatagatttgctctgtattcatttgcttccccctccctccgtcaaatcaacggcctgctaagcccagggttttcagtttaatctttggggggaacattctgtgtgacagttgtttgtgtttctccctgatgcacagccaccgttcttgattttaattccctgtgcctgtacgccatgtcgtcactcggcccccctccctccttcccctagtccgtcagatactacgtttgcgccacagctcagagagccgagaagcggttcgcgccttttctttgaattctgggttgagatcccaatgcccggatgatgcaaaacagtgtcgcgggcggttctgggtacatgtcgtcaggcccctcccccctcgtcacagcaacgcagacaatagattcgcgcctttttacctgggttacctgtgcagacaacatatcacggcaagcatggagcccgctcagctcagctgagctcaccgtcaccatatgtcctctgggtgctggcagacgtgggactgcattgctacacagcagcagctgctaactgccttttggcggtagacggtgtagcatgagtgatagccatggggctggcagccgtagggctgcattgcaccagccccttgccaggcgatggtatattatgactggtatccgtcgtcatcgtattggtgtggctgtcaatcatggccacctgggcagacatgctactgtttcgatgatgatggctaccagtcgtaatatactattttctgccaattgcccagtattgtctgctaagcacccagaagaggccgagggcgatgctgggtgctggcggacgtggggctggcagacgtggggctgcattgctacacagcagcagccccttgccttttggcagatgatggtattttatgattggtatccgtcatcgtcgtactggtatggctgtcactcatgctgcaccgtcggctgccaccttaagatgtaaaaaatagatttgttctgtattcatatgcttccccttcctccgtgaaatcaatggcctgctaagcccagggttttcattttaatctttggggggaccattctgtgtgacagttgtttgtgtttctccctgttcctgtacctgtacgccatgtcgtcactcggccctccctccctcccgccctccctccttctcctggtccatcagatactactttcgcgccttttttctgaccaggcgccatagctagcactgggatcatggagcccgctcagatcaccgcggcaattatgagcactatgaacaccacgcgcattgtcctggagtatatgcagagccaggacatgccaaggcgaaacccggaccaggcgaggaggcgattgcagcgcggcgacgagagtgatgaggaaattgacatggacatagacctctcacaaggcacaggcaccagcaatgtggaaatcatggtgtcactggggcaggttgatgccgtggaacgccgattctgggcccgggaaacaagcacagactggtgggaccgcatcgtgctgcaggtatgggacgattcccagtggctgcgaaactttcgcatgcgtaagggcactttcatggaactttgtgacttgctgtcccctgccctgaaacgccaggataccaagatgagagcagccctcacagttgagaagcgagtggcgatagccctgtggaagcttgcaacgccagacagctaccggtcagtcgggaatcaatttggagtgggcaaatctacagtgggggctgctgtgatccaatttgccagggcaatgaaagacctggtgatagcaagggtagtgactctgggcaacgtgcagtcaatagtggatggttttgctgaaatgggattcccaaactgtggcggggccatagacggaacccatatccctatcttgtcaccggagcaccaagccaccgactacataaaccgcaaggggtacttttcaatgctgctgcaagccctggtggatcacaagggacgtttcaccaacatcaacgtgggatggccgggaaaggtacatgatgctcgcgtcttcaggaactctgctctgtttcgaaagctggaggaagggactttcttcccggaccagaaagtgaccattggggatgttgaaatgcctatcgtgatccttggggacccagcctaccccttaatgccatggctcatgaagccgtacacaggcagcctggacaggagtcaggacctgttcaactacaggctgagcaagtgccgaatggtggtggaatgtgcatttggacgtttaaaagcgcgctggcgcagcttactgactcgctcagacctcagcgaaaagaatatccccattgttattgctacttgctgtgcgctccacaatatctgtgagagtaagggggagacctttatggcggggtgggaggttgaggcaactcgcctggccgctgattacgcgcagccagacaccagggcggttagaggagcacagcagggcgcggtgcgcatcagagaagctttgaaaacgagttttgtgactggccaggctactgtgtgaaacttctgtttgtttctccttgatgaaccctccaaaccccccccaccgacccggttcactctacttccctgtaaaccaaccaccccaccccaccctcccctcccgcttgcagaggcaataaagtcatttttttttaacattcatgcattctttattagttccttacagaggtagggggataattgccaaggtagcctgggatgggtgggggaggagggatggaaaaggacacactgcattttaaaactttaactcttattgaaggccagccttctgatgcttgggcgatcatctggggtggagtgactgggtggacggaggcccccccaccgtgttcttgggcgtctgggtgaggaggctatggaacttggggaggagggctgttggttacacaggggctgtagcggcggtctctgctcctgctgcctttcctgcaactcaaccatacgctcgagcatatcagtttgatgctccagcagacggagcattgcctcttgccgtctgtctgcaagctgacgccacctatcgtcttcagcccgccacttgctctgttcttcccgcgattcagcccgccacctctcctctcgttcatattgggcttttctcatctccgtcattgactgcctccacgcattctgctgtgctctatcagcctgggcggacatctgcagctccgtgaacatctcgtccctcgtcctacgttttctctttctaatgttcacgagcctctgcgaaggagaaacatttgcagctggcggaggagaagggagaggtggttaaaaaagacacattttagagaacaatgggtacactctttcattacaaggtcgcatatttcggcttgcaggcagccatcgtaggccacagtgttttggcttttttaaccttcttaacatgcgggaaaggttgcaaacagcagcgcatttcccatatcaaggatgaattgggttgtccatttaaaatggggtttcaatgtaaaaggagtggctgcggtttcccggttaacatgcggcacaaacacaagtaaacccccccgccccacacacacacacgattctctgggatgatcacttcacccctccccccaccgcgtggttaacagcggggaacatttctggtcagaagagcaggaacgggcgcctctgaatgtccccttaataaaatcaccccatttcaaccaggagagctttctggagatgtccctggaggatttccgctccatccccatacacgttaacagacttttccagtagatgtactggccgcgattgccagggcaaagtaatcattaaacacgcttgctttttttttgtaatgtttacaaatagttacaaagttacactcaccagaggtctcctgtgtgccctgagggtcttgggtgagttcgggggttactggttccaggtccagggtcacaaacatatcctggctgttggggaaaccggtttctccgcttccttgctgctgtgagctacctacagtacctccatcgtcatcatcctcctcgttccccgaaccgtcttccctgtgtgtttctccagtgagagagtcatagcacacggttggggtagtggtggctgcaccccctaggatcgcatgcagctccgcgtagtagcggcaagtttgcggctctgccccggaccttccgtttgcttctctggctttgtggtaagcttgccgtagctccttaattttcacgcggcactgctgtgtgtccctgttatggcctcggtccttcatggccttggagatcttttctaatacttttccatttcttttactgctacggagttcagctatcactgcttcatctccccatatggcgagcagatctcgtacctcccgttcggtccatgctggagctcttttgcgatcctgggaggactccatcacggttacctgtgctgatgagctctgcggggtcacctgtgctctccacgctgggcaaacaggaaatgaaattcaaaccttcgcgggtcttttcctgtctacctggtcagtgcatctgagttgagagtgctgtccagagcggtcacaatgaagcactgtgggatagctcccggaggccaataacgtcgaattccgtccacactaccccaattccgacccgcaaagaccggttttatcgctaatcccctcgtcagaggtggtgtaaagaaaccggtttaaaggaccctttaagtcgaaagaaagggcttcgttgtgtggacgtgtccaggcttaattcggtttaacgccgctaaagtcgacctaaacccgtagtgtagaccaggcctcagagagtgACTCTGGGCGTGTCCTGCCAGCCTGCTTGCCTACAATGGGATTAACATTCAAACAGCTAATGGGTACACCTAATGCCCACCACAACCAATTTCTTGATGATTCTGGCCCccggggtatgtctatactgcaagtgGAAGCATGCCTCCCAGCCTAGGTTGGCAGACCTCTGCTAGCTTTACTTGAGCTCGTGTGCTAAACCTGGCAGTATGGTTGTTGCAGCATTGGTGGCAGCTCAGACTAGTCACCTGAGCTCAAACCTAGAGGGCTGGGTGGGCTTGGACTCAGGTTCTAGCTCAAGCTGCCACCCCGCTGCAACCtccacaatgctatttttagcatgctctcAAGCAGAGTTAGCACAAGTCTGCCTGGGCGGGGAGTCATgctgccagctgcagtgtaaTCATTCCCAAAGAGTCCCCCCATTGCTCGATTCTTTAgtggttattaattattattgatttCCCTTGAATTACTAATTTAAAGAGTTGGGGATTATAGGTTTCCAGTCCCAGAATCAGGCACAACAGAAGCAAAGTTATCAAGTTTGGGTTTCCCAACCAGACACTGATGTGCACAACAATGACACTCACTCTGAGGGCAAAGCAAAACTTTACTCATTGGGCTAataaaactacacctctaccccgatataacgcattAAAAACACAACTGTTCCAAACCACATACAAAGATAGTAGGAATATAAAGTTAAGCTGATATTTTATACCATTCCTTACTCACACCCTTAGGAatctggtggtaagagacaagcGGTCCTCTCCTCTGTCCCTGGCATGCCAAATAAGTTCGATGGTCCAGATCTCTTTGCCATGGTGGTCTGGCCTATTATAGGGCCTGATATTTGCCATGAATATTCATACAAATGCTCATCTTCCTTTGCCCATATTGAACTTCCTCACCCTAATAATGTTGGGGTATCCTTATCCTATattggttagtatattaatgattTTAACTTATCATGTACGTCAATTTGTTGCCAAGGCAAGTTCATGGTTAAGCATCTGTCAGCATTTTTATCCTAAAATACCCAAGCCTAGCATCAGTTCAGTGTTCCTGGTATCGTTTTGTACAAACTGCCCCCTCCAGCACAATGTTCCCAGTTCCCCAAAACCCAGGATCACTGTTGGGCCACTTACTTTTGCTAAGGATCATAGGCCTCAAAGCGTTATGCTAATTGCTTAAGCGAATGCCTTACAGGATataggcctgtaggttccttgtgtTACTGCTAACTTGAATCCTAAGCTAGCTCTATGGGTGACACCTCCACACAAAAAATGCCACCCACCTGCCTCAACAGAGGGGGATCTTGATGGGCCATCGGTGAAAGGGGACAGGCCCACCAGCGAGGAAGGGGGGCTGTGGCACTTCTTTTGGCTCCATTCCAGGCGGGAGCTTTTTGCTTTCCTCGCAGCACCTTCAAGCCACAGTGGTTCAGTAGGAATGTGCTCAATACCTAACTGAGGTACTTGGGTTGAGTTGTTTATTTGTTGCAACTTGCAGCCAGTTTCCAGTGcggttaagagaataaaatgaatggttcccagaggtaaaagacctggtgatgggccttgggctcatgGGATGGGGTGAGACCCTGTGCCCTTTGCAAGCTGAGGTCCCCACTCTTCTGCACCCTCCGTCTCCTTCATGGGGTAGGGGGAGGGTCTAGGACTCAGAGACAGCTGAATCCTGCCAGATAGGTAGAGGAAACCCGTAACTTGGGGTAGGTTTATATGGTAACAAGTCCTGTAACCCctacactggaacaaattaaatGCCTGGTACAGGACAGCATGGGTAATGGGTGATTagtgtccccctcccctgtgttaaagtttaataaaagttgtgaCTTTCCTCTTAATTCCATGTATGTGTCTGTCTTTTTGCAGCTGTGTCCACATCAACAAAATATGGATCCGTCATACTATTTCTTTCCTTATTTAAACCTCTCAATGCCGCAATGCAAGCAAGCGGGTTACTCTAGCTTAGGTCCAAGATATAATGTAGATGAGCGATTGGGCATTTCAAAGAGATCCCAATGTTATAGGAACCCAGGGAAACATCAGACACAGGGTGCAAAATTTCACTAATTGTGATTTTTTACAGTCTTAGAGTAAGTGGATTCTGCCTTTGCTGGTTTTGGCACATGTAGAAAATTCATGTGAGATCTGCTGTTTAAGAAGGGAGTTGAAAATCAAGAGCAATGATTGGAAATAAGCTTCAACTCTCAGTATAACCTTAATTATCAGGAGCACAATTTTATTGTACTGGTCAAATAAAATTATAAACAATGCAGTAACAGAGCGCAGATAAGAGATGTTAGTTATCCACAAAGCTTTTGTTCTCTACATTTTGCAATTAATTTAGGATTGCATGAGACTTTGGCCCTGTTGACATCTCAACTAAGACCTGATTCAAATCACAAAGAAGAAATGGGATTCCTTAGAGATGTCTTCAGTGAAAAAAGTCTAAGTTATCTAATGAAGGTAAATGTTTATTTCACaaaatttccttttctttgtgtTCTGTATTTTTCAGTATTCTTAATTTCTTTGCCACATTGTGTTACTAAGGCTTACTTGTTTTTATGTAGAAGAGAAAACTGAACAGAGAAAATACATATATTAAAGTTACTTGAAAACAACAAACATGAACAGTATCCTATGAAAATTACTTTTTTGCTTGCTCTGAAATGAAATTTCTGCCTAGTTTTGAGTGAATGTCATTTTGAAGCTGGAGAAAGCTGCCATCACTAAGAATCAGAAGGGGGGATTCTCTTGTTACataattgataaaataataattttctctATTTGGAGAATTTTTTACTGTCAATTAACTAATTGATAAATGCAAGTATCAGTGCCCAGTAATGAAAACATTTTAGAGTGCAATAATCAGAATTTTCCTTTAAACCACGGAACCTCAATCATAGGCGTCAACTTctcctggcgccggtgggtgctggaccacccccggcccgactccacccctgccctgcctccattccaaccccttccccaaagttcctgccccaactctgccccctccctgccccattggactccttccccaaatccccgccccggccccaccttttccctgcctccttccctgagcctgccatgttcccactcctccctcctccctcccacagcttgttaggtcgcgaaacagctgtttcatggcagcaagggctgggaggagaagcagggacacAGTGCGCTCAGGGGTGGAGGCGgaggtgaactggggtggggagcttggctgctggtggatgcagagcacccaccagtttttccctgtgagtgctccagccccggagcacttatggagtcagtgcctatgacaTCAATTTCACAAGATATTCTCCCATCTACAGAACCAACAGCAGCAAAAATATGAGCAGGACTATTCTGCTCTTGACATGGATCATTTATTAACACAGAGGTCCCCAcactgtggggtgtgcccccctTAGGGGGcatgggccagcccccatgggggacggggagggaaTTCCACCCCAGTTACGGCTCTGGCTCCTGGCCTcgtccccagccttggcccctgggCATGTCTCCgttctcagccccagccccgctccctacTGTGGCCCAAGCCTttgcccccttacccctgtccatggcCCCCTCCTTGGGAGCTGCAGCCCCGgctcctggggaggtggtggacaGGGCTAATGGGGGCAAGACCACTGCATTAACACTTACAATATTTGACAAAAGAATGTGCCCTTTTGATATAAAAATATGTCTCATGGATGTGGAGGCAGAGACCACCCCcggcccgactccacccctgccctatggagaactctgtttttctccgacaaggACTAATAAAAAGTGTCCAGAAGACTAATTTGGAGAGTACCACTATAGAATTAGTAATGACAGTTAACACACTAGTAATATTAGAATGTTCATTTAAATCCTTTTCTTTGCTGATTTGGCATCATCACTGATGAGTATATCCACCAAAGTAGTGATTTGATCCTGTGTAAGTCTGATCAGTGAGGTCTGAATATGGGCAGAGTACTAACACTCAGGTATTAGATGATTATTTAACGCAAAAGATCAAAGACATTAATCAAGTCTTCTTTTTCTTCCTCCAAGCTACACTGCGGGGAAGATTCTTTCAGAGGcataagggatttaggagcacaagttggGCTTTGTGCTCCTAAAACCCtctggcacctttgaaaatctcccatgCATTAGTTGCCTTGATGATATTTCCTTTGGACATAGAGCCTTCTGGTTTCAGCAATAGGACTTTCAGCTAATGACCTTCAATACATTGCAGTATCAAAAAAATCAGGAATTCTTGACCTTTGTAGTCACTTACCTGAAAACACCTGTGTTTCAGATTCATGAAAAGCTCCGCCATTATGAAAGACAGAGTCCAACCCCTGTTTTACATAGTGCAGCAGCTTTAGCCGAGGACGTAAGTATGTTTGTCCAGTAAATTCtttttgatgtcagatttgtaagTTACATACTAAAGAACGGAAAGTCTCCAACTGAAGTTACTCTTGCGTGGACTAAACTAAAACACAGctcacatatttaaaaaaaaaagctagaacCCACTccctcagatgcatggagtggaaaatacaggagcaggtataaatacatgaaaggatgggagttgccttaccaactgTGAGGTAAGGGTATAAACGCTGAAGAGAATGGAGAAACATCATAGCCTACATCTTTCTGGCTTAGGAGAATGTGATAGAACGCATCTGTACCCATTTATAATTGATCAGGAATGTCACTCTTCAGTGATACATGAAGTTGATCTCTAGGGCAGGAGTTCTGAACCCCTCCCTCCAACATgcaataaaaactccacagcccacctgtgccacaacaactgtttttctgcatataaaagccagggccggcattaggaagtagcaagcagggcagctgTTCGAGGCCCCAAACCACAGGGGGcaccgtgaagctaagttgctcaggctttggcttcagccctagccctgggtggtgggattcagggccctgggctgcagtcctgtgcgatggggctttggctttctgccctgggcccctgcgagtctaatgctggccatgCTGGCCATGCTTGGTGGCCccactgaaacctgctcatggcccccccaGCGGGCCCCAggctcctggttgagaaccactgctctaggggatGTCATCATGTATTGGAAAGCCTGGAAGTATTTGGAATATTTGAAATTGTTTATCAGATCCCCATGAGAATGTACTAGTCAAGGCTAGTTAATCAACTTAGAGTTTAGTGTTGGTGTATTTGTTTAGGGTTTGCATCTAAAGGCCTCAATTTCTGTCCGCATTCAGGCACTACTATAATATACACATAATAAAGCAGGTTAGAGACATACATCTCCTTCAGGATACATGCATATTTTATTGAGATTGCCTTTAAATGCATATTTCAGTTACTGTTGCTTCTTTGAAATAGGACACAGAAATTAACAAACATTGACCAGAAATCCAGTTGCAAATATATTGCCTTACGTTCTTTTGTTAATACTTTTTAAGGTAATTGAAGAGTTGCAGACTACACCAGTGAATAATGAAGAAAAAGAGCTGCTTCAGCTATTGTCAACACCACACCTTAGGGTAAAACCCATACTCCTAAGCAATGCAAGTCTCAGCATGATTCCCTGACAGAAAACATTGTTAAGAGCAAGTTACAACTAAGATTacctaagaggagggggagaccccaaaTATGCTTCCTAAGGATTGCAGGACAGGGGTTCTATTCCTACACATTTTAAGAGGTGTGCAGAATCTGTCTCCTCCTGCAGATCAAGTTGACCAGGGGTTTGTGGCATGTGGGGCTCTGTGGCAGGGCACCGGCACGGCGCCATCTGatgaattagctcttccagcctagagcaccctctgcaggccagcgtcccgcctgccactggcccccgtgtccttttacactggggttctgcccccagcagtaacccacaatctgggtcaccccaaccctctatccccaccttgccttagtggctactgccagtcatcatctagcccccacttaTTGGGGCAGATGcaatctgtaaaccactcatcatcggcaagggggttaggacctgctgcctttgcctatctctgggctgcctctttgcagccccagtacctatttTGGccttttagcaaggcctgcagttttaccaggctggagctccccagctccctctgcccttccccagcactgctccacctcaggtacccttctcagctcccaggcagccaggtccttctctctttTATAGAGccgggcgtggccccagctgtggctgtttccccaatcagcctagccttttctctcagcccctgccctctccaagggctggcttttaaccccttcttAGCTACAGGCTCCTAATGCAGAAAGGGGCATTATCCTTTCCTCCTACATATTTTCTAAGGTGGGAGAAGAGACCATTGTCTCCATCTTACTGCCCCCACCGGCCCGCTGCTCACTATAATCCATCCCCACCACCACACTGCAGACCTCTTAAATATGAAGCCTGTTTGGCCTCGCTTTGTTAATCCATGGAATTAATTATGGCTCATGACTGTTCTGAAGAACTTATTTTAACTTATTTGTTTCAGTCAGTGCAGGATCCCTGGAGCTGCGGGAGAGGATCAATTAGATCACCAGAGCCCATGCGCAATTTGGGAGAGTCAGTTTAAAATCTTAGTTACTTTAAAAATTGGACTGTGAGCAACAAAACTTTGGTTCTATGCATTAGCTCTTGAGTAGATGAGAAATAGCATAGTTTACTGGGCTCTTCtaccatttgttttgtttttgacagagTTGCAAAAATAAGTTAGAGACATGACCATGAGGCTCCACAGATTTTTCTATTTGGGTTGCTATTATTCAAGAATCCCTTCTCCAATTTACTTCAATTTGTTGAAAAGTTATGTTACAGGCCCAGCTGTAACCTATtaatttggggggcgggggctgatgGATTTTATTTGGCTGCTCGATAATCATAGGACAGCAGTAATTAAATATTATAAATATAGATTTTGCACTTACAAAGCACCTTCCTTCCCTTTCAAgattgcaaaatatttgacaaatgTTAACTCAATTGGACTTCTTTGGGAGCTAGTTGAGACATTTTGGCCATGAATCAAAATATAGCAAACTATATTTAAACCTTTTAACTAAACAACTAGGCTAAAAACATGTTATAGAACAAAGGGAACCCAAAAATCAAACTAAAGCCCTTGTTCCAGACAATTTTGTTGTTTCAtatgctatttaaaaaacaaaaagaagaagaaaatgtaGCCATAGAACGTGATATAATATACCAGTAGACTCTCCATGAAGTTTTATGGTTGGTTGTCATCTAAGCTTCCAAATACCCATTATGTGAAATATTTATTGATGTAAGACAAACACTGCAATGCAGTCTTTCCAATTTATTTTCTCTAATGCTAAATGCCTCTGTGGCTAGATCATTCCAGGGAAGAGCAAATGACTGGTGCAGATGAAAAGTGTAAAGGATTTGCCTGCAAAAAAGGCAAAGCATTATTCTACACAAAAATCTGCACAAGCAAGATCATTTTAAAGGGTGACTTGAAGAAACAGTTAAGTGCTTTCTTTATCATTCCTCACTTTCAATTAGTGCATGATCCTGTTCCTACTGATGTCCataataaaactcccattgacgtcagaggtacaggatcaggcccttaaagatGAAGGAAAGAGGAAATATTCAGGATTCTCTCTTTGAGTATGCAGGTGTCTTTTTAACATCAATTGGATCTTTAGCTTCCTTTTTCACTAACGCAGGCAGAGCAGAAACTCATTACATTAGCTGTGAACCTTTGCACTGTTTTAGACAAGAAATAGTTGAtgcttgccaagaaaacaggataTGGATTTTCACCAGAGTAGATAGGCTCTTTTTGCACTGGCTCTTATGTCTGGAAGAAGAGAAATGGCATCCTTCTCAATTTTGCCTGAACTATTTTaatcttttaattttttcttattGTACAGGCAATGCTTGTAGTACATGATACTGTTGCCCAGAAGAACTTTGACCCGGTCCTTCCCCCTCTGCCAGACAATATTGATGATGATTTTGATGAAGAATCAGTTAAAATTGTTCGTCTAGTGAAGAATAAAGAGCCTTTGGTATGTATAAGAGACTCCGTCTCTAGTCAAAGAGTGGTCTcacccttagggtacatctacactgcacgcTCCTTTCTGCAGCGTGTAGAGTACATAAACTACACACACCCTTaacatgagtataaatagcagtatagacagtgaggcactgcttaagCTAGTAGGGTAAAGACGCTCCTGAACCCTGTGGGTACGTACCTGGGTACAGCCCTACAGGGCTTTCTATTCTTTCTGtctccccatctacactgctatttttagcattgtAGTGACCCACTGCTGAAGTCTTTCCCCAGCACAGGGAAAGACTTCTGCAacagggagctgctggggccttttcctgccacagggaaagACTCTGCTCAAGCAGCGCCCTGTTGCAGGAGCCTTtccttggggaaggggaaggctCTGGTAGCTTCCTACTGCTGTCCAGTATCTTTCTGCAGCAGGAGTTTTTCTCTGAGGTGAGAaaacaggagtgaatttcattcTAAGCAAATAAAGGCTGTTCCATACATGTTTACATGGCTTATGCAGCTATTGAATTTGGCCATCTCCTAAGGTGTGCATGAAGCAATGCTCATATGAAACTGTCTCATTCAGTGTACTTTGGCAACTGAAAACGTACACAGCATAACACACTAAGCTCTTTCTTCATTTCTATAAAGTTCATTCAGTAAGTCCTTGTATCCTGGAGTTTACACTGTGTAGTACAGGGTCTGACTaaata includes:
- the LOC135977297 gene encoding uncharacterized protein LOC135977297, whose product is MESSQDRKRAPAWTEREVRDLLAIWGDEAVIAELRSSKRNGKVLEKISKAMKDRGHNRDTQQCRVKIKELRQAYHKAREANGRSGAEPQTCRYYAELHAILGGAATTTPTVCYDSLTGETHREDGSGNEEDDDDGGTVGSSQQQGSGETGFPNSQDMFVTLDLEPVTPELTQDPQGTQETSAANVSPSQRLVNIRKRKRRTRDEMFTELQMSAQADRAQQNAWRQSMTEMRKAQYEREERWRAESREEQSKWRAEDDRWRQLADRRQEAMLRLLEHQTDMLERMVELQERQQEQRPPLQPLCNQQPSSPSSIASSPRRPRTRWGGLRPPSHSTPDDRPSIRRLAFNKS